The uncultured Bacteroides sp. genome has a segment encoding these proteins:
- a CDS encoding LytTR family DNA-binding domain-containing protein, translating to MNVLIVEDEQLLATELAERLANIDSEINIVGQTDSISSTVAWLQQNDCDLIFLDVHLNDGISFSIFDKIKVKYPVIFTTAYDQYAIKAFEVNSVAYLLKPIDEADLEKALNKYKEIRSMFRADFESLLTYLGKSQTESKNFISRIMLSSGNAQMPMNVDNIAYFMADGRYLFAVSMAGDRYFCESTLYKLEQELNNREFFRLNRRFIVNFASVDSFTPYSKSRVKVKLNPQPDEDIIISSEKVKEFKQWLVR from the coding sequence ATGAATGTACTTATTGTAGAAGATGAACAACTGCTGGCTACAGAATTAGCAGAAAGACTGGCTAATATTGATAGCGAAATAAATATTGTAGGGCAAACGGATAGCATATCCTCTACCGTGGCATGGCTGCAACAGAATGACTGTGACCTTATATTTCTTGATGTGCATCTGAATGATGGCATATCCTTTTCAATATTCGACAAGATAAAGGTAAAGTACCCTGTTATATTCACCACCGCTTATGATCAGTATGCCATTAAAGCCTTTGAGGTTAATAGTGTAGCCTACTTACTCAAGCCTATTGATGAAGCCGATCTGGAAAAAGCGTTGAATAAGTACAAAGAGATAAGAAGTATGTTCAGGGCAGATTTTGAAAGCCTATTAACTTATCTTGGAAAATCGCAGACTGAATCAAAGAATTTCATAAGCCGTATTATGCTTAGTTCCGGCAATGCCCAAATGCCCATGAATGTTGATAATATAGCCTACTTCATGGCCGACGGGCGCTATCTGTTTGCCGTATCTATGGCCGGCGACAGGTATTTTTGTGAAAGTACATTATACAAACTGGAGCAGGAACTGAACAACCGTGAGTTTTTCCGGCTAAACAGACGCTTCATAGTTAATTTTGCCAGTGTTGATTCCTTTACTCCTTATTCTAAAAGCCGGGTAAAAGTAAAGCTTAACCCCCAACCGGATGAAGATATTATTATAAGCTCTGAAAAAGTAAAAGAATTTAAACAATGGCTGGTAAGATAA
- a CDS encoding histidine kinase has protein sequence MAGKITNSLFTNIHFKISILILIIFFITTWHINVKVKKEMVERTNVMIEDIGVSNIHIATNMLDNYGERLSFLKATLSGAGTRNLLYETILKMKESDSSINDIYIEPLNSLHKSNEDIQHEVFVKNKRYYLKFSLRIDSKSQLSMLVDLMGFHQKFSETDTKQVNAYITITKSGVYLYHPEEKKIGTGINKEDINNEKKALLLNTHIIEKVNSDYLDMPVYRYYYPMDMNGEKWVFTANIPNLDLFESIQKTGNDFLMISLLATFAFLAVFSLGILRWRKEFIRRREIEQQNLSLQLRDEQYKQTVVAAELERLKSGLNPHFLFNSLSSLKVLVSKDSDLAKDFAITLSNLYRYLLKQENQNVVALKEELEFTRNYISLQKIRFANKIVTEISLADSLMNYKVPPISLQLLVENCIKHTKISDNEPLRINIFEENGLLVVTNNYNPRESEIKHSGMGIENLIKRYSFLTQTNCHFGVVNGYYIAKIPLLLIS, from the coding sequence ATGGCTGGTAAGATAACTAATAGTCTTTTCACTAATATCCACTTCAAAATAAGTATTCTGATACTTATAATATTCTTTATTACAACCTGGCACATCAATGTTAAGGTGAAAAAAGAAATGGTTGAGCGCACTAATGTGATGATTGAAGATATTGGAGTAAGCAATATCCACATAGCAACTAATATGCTGGATAACTATGGTGAGCGCCTCTCTTTTCTGAAAGCCACATTGAGTGGAGCCGGTACAAGAAATCTTCTTTACGAAACCATTTTAAAGATGAAAGAAAGTGACTCAAGTATCAACGATATCTATATAGAGCCACTCAACTCATTACACAAAAGCAATGAAGACATTCAGCATGAAGTATTTGTAAAAAACAAAAGATATTATTTAAAGTTCTCACTTCGCATTGATTCAAAATCGCAACTAAGCATGCTTGTTGATCTTATGGGATTTCATCAGAAATTCTCCGAAACAGATACAAAACAGGTAAATGCCTACATCACTATCACAAAAAGCGGGGTCTATCTCTATCATCCTGAAGAAAAGAAAATCGGAACCGGAATTAATAAAGAAGATATTAATAATGAAAAAAAAGCTCTTTTACTAAATACTCACATTATTGAGAAAGTGAATTCAGATTATCTGGATATGCCTGTGTATCGTTATTATTATCCTATGGATATGAATGGAGAAAAATGGGTATTTACAGCAAATATTCCAAATCTAGATCTATTTGAGTCCATTCAAAAAACAGGCAATGATTTTCTTATGATTTCTCTGCTGGCAACTTTTGCTTTTCTTGCAGTTTTCAGTCTGGGCATTTTAAGATGGAGAAAAGAGTTTATCCGCCGTAGAGAAATAGAACAGCAAAACCTTAGCTTACAGTTAAGAGACGAACAATATAAGCAAACTGTAGTTGCCGCGGAACTGGAACGTTTGAAGAGTGGACTGAATCCTCACTTTCTATTCAATTCATTAAGCAGTCTGAAGGTGCTGGTGAGTAAGGATTCTGATTTGGCAAAAGACTTTGCAATTACTTTATCGAACTTATACAGATACCTGTTAAAGCAGGAAAACCAAAATGTGGTTGCTTTAAAAGAGGAACTGGAGTTTACTAGAAATTACATCAGTCTGCAGAAAATAAGATTTGCAAATAAAATTGTTACAGAAATCTCCTTAGCAGACAGTTTGATGAATTATAAAGTCCCTCCCATTTCACTTCAGCTATTAGTTGAGAATTGTATAAAACACACCAAAATATCAGATAATGAACCGCTCCGGATTAATATTTTCGAAGAGAATGGTCTTCTGGTTGTTACAAACAACTACAATCCGCGTGAATCAGAAATAAAACATTCGGGTATGGGTATTGAAAATTTAATTAAAAGATACTCCTTTTTAACACAAACAAATTGCCACTTCGGAGTAGTAAACGGATATTATATTGCTAAAATTCCACTTCTTTTAATTTCATAA
- a CDS encoding OmpA family protein, producing the protein MKRSTLSLSLLTVCILFTGCVSKKQFVGLQSDYSKLQTENSDLKKSFQDTQVQLVESRANGKSLEDRLAEARKNNEELRSAYAALQGSLDKSLQQNSQGNVNISKLVDEINASNRFIKQLVETKSKSDSLNLVLSNNLTRSLSREELKEVDVQVLKGVVYISLADNMLYKSGSYEVNERAGETLSKIAKIIMDYKDYDVLIEGNTDPDPIIRANIRNNWDLSALRASSVVQVLQNSYGVDPRRLTAAGRGEYNPIADNASAIGKQRNRRTQIIITPKLDQFMELIDKAPESSNKK; encoded by the coding sequence ATGAAACGTTCTACTTTATCATTGTCACTTCTGACAGTATGTATATTGTTTACAGGTTGTGTAAGCAAAAAGCAGTTTGTAGGTTTGCAGTCCGATTACAGTAAACTACAGACCGAAAATAGTGATTTGAAAAAATCTTTCCAGGATACTCAGGTTCAGTTGGTGGAAAGTCGTGCAAATGGCAAAAGTCTGGAAGACCGTTTGGCTGAAGCCAGAAAGAATAATGAAGAATTGCGCTCGGCTTATGCCGCTTTGCAGGGCTCACTAGACAAGAGTCTTCAGCAAAATTCTCAGGGGAATGTAAATATCTCTAAGTTGGTGGACGAAATCAATGCTTCCAATCGTTTTATCAAGCAACTTGTTGAAACCAAGAGCAAGTCTGACTCACTAAATCTTGTGTTGAGCAATAACCTGACACGCTCATTGAGCCGTGAAGAACTTAAAGAGGTAGATGTTCAGGTATTGAAAGGTGTAGTGTATATTTCACTGGCCGACAATATGCTTTACAAATCAGGTAGTTATGAAGTAAATGAAAGAGCCGGAGAAACTTTAAGCAAGATTGCTAAGATAATAATGGATTATAAAGATTATGATGTGCTTATTGAAGGTAATACTGACCCGGATCCTATTATTCGTGCAAATATCCGTAACAATTGGGATTTAAGTGCTTTGCGTGCTTCATCTGTTGTTCAGGTTTTGCAAAACAGTTATGGTGTTGATCCGAGACGTCTTACTGCTGCAGGCCGTGGCGAATACAATCCAATTGCAGACAATGCTTCTGCTATAGGAAAACAGCGTAACCGCAGAACACAGATTATCATAACTCCTAAGCTAGATCAGTTTATGGAACTTATTGATAAAGCGCCGGAATCTTCAAATAAAAAGTAA
- a CDS encoding DUF6132 family protein: MIKMKLKKHWLTLSGVVIGALGGYLYWRYVGCASGSCPITSSPLFSSLWGAAMGGLLFNIFKTENKSHE; the protein is encoded by the coding sequence ATGATAAAAATGAAATTAAAGAAACATTGGCTCACATTGTCGGGAGTGGTAATCGGAGCATTGGGAGGCTACCTTTACTGGCGCTATGTTGGGTGTGCAAGCGGTAGTTGCCCCATTACATCCTCGCCATTATTCAGTTCATTGTGGGGAGCAGCTATGGGAGGATTACTTTTTAATATATTTAAAACAGAAAACAAAAGCCATGAATAA
- a CDS encoding Hsp70 family protein encodes MNLNDITCGLDFGTSNSVITLTDKKTGKEIYTYNDRSILYFPQTNDFVYYVGKEAQDKYVEDEMRGRLLKSVKTLLSQERFTHTWICGKQVTPEQLCMFIIQHLKEKAESFLGMQIESVILGRPAIFSEDTKSEQLAVKRLIKAAHDSGFKQVSLQLEPIAAAFHYEATIENEENVLVADFGGGTSDFTIMKLSPEKRLKKDRNDDILAYDGVYIGGDMLDFEILWDKITPHLGRGVTYSSYNKDLPIPISIFRELKNWERSFLLKESKMRRSLNGYYVFSGNNPLIDNLRVLIDQNYIYSLFKSVEKSKINLSEVDCSLISFDKEDLKITETLSLSDFELIIKKETTEIEQRVVSMMDRVGMTSDDINTVFITGGTSYAIPVRNILHKLFSNSKIQFGDAFNSVAHGLSLSS; translated from the coding sequence ATGAACTTGAATGATATAACTTGCGGCCTGGATTTTGGGACTTCTAATTCTGTAATAACATTAACTGATAAGAAAACCGGGAAAGAGATATATACGTACAATGATAGGTCTATATTGTATTTCCCGCAAACAAATGATTTTGTTTATTATGTTGGTAAAGAGGCACAGGATAAATATGTAGAGGATGAGATGAGAGGGCGTCTTTTGAAATCTGTAAAAACGCTTTTAAGTCAGGAACGTTTTACTCACACATGGATTTGTGGAAAGCAAGTAACGCCCGAGCAACTGTGTATGTTTATCATTCAACACCTCAAAGAAAAGGCTGAATCTTTTTTAGGAATGCAAATTGAAAGTGTTATTCTAGGACGACCTGCCATTTTTTCAGAAGATACCAAGAGTGAACAATTAGCTGTAAAAAGACTGATAAAAGCAGCACACGATTCAGGTTTTAAACAAGTTTCTCTTCAGTTAGAGCCAATAGCAGCTGCATTTCATTATGAAGCTACCATAGAGAATGAAGAAAATGTGTTAGTAGCCGATTTTGGTGGTGGAACATCTGATTTTACCATCATGAAACTTTCGCCGGAGAAACGACTTAAGAAAGATCGCAACGATGATATTCTTGCTTATGATGGCGTTTATATTGGCGGAGATATGCTTGATTTTGAAATTCTATGGGATAAAATCACCCCTCACTTAGGAAGAGGAGTGACCTATAGTTCTTATAATAAAGATTTACCAATTCCTATTTCTATTTTTCGTGAGCTTAAAAATTGGGAACGTTCCTTTTTATTGAAAGAGAGTAAGATGAGACGGTCATTAAATGGATATTATGTGTTCTCGGGCAATAATCCATTGATTGATAATCTGAGAGTTTTAATTGATCAGAATTATATTTATTCCTTGTTTAAAAGCGTTGAGAAATCAAAGATTAACCTGTCTGAGGTAGATTGTTCCTTAATATCATTTGATAAAGAAGATTTAAAGATTACAGAAACATTGTCTCTTTCTGATTTTGAACTTATTATTAAAAAAGAGACCACGGAAATAGAACAACGTGTTGTGTCAATGATGGATAGGGTAGGTATGACTTCTGATGATATTAACACCGTATTTATAACTGGAGGAACCAGTTATGCTATCCCTGTCAGAAATATTTTGCATAAGTTATTTAGCAATAGTAAAATCCAGTTTGGTGATGCTTTTAATAGTGTTGCACATGGGCTGTCGCTTAGTTCATAG
- a CDS encoding 4Fe-4S binding protein: MALSIDKNRCPQNHRCPLLRVCPVGAISQDGHNLPVINAEKCIECGKCTKYCGMQAVYKR; this comes from the coding sequence ATGGCACTTTCTATTGACAAAAACAGATGTCCGCAAAACCACCGGTGTCCGCTCCTCAGAGTATGCCCCGTAGGTGCAATCTCTCAGGATGGGCACAACCTTCCGGTTATTAATGCAGAAAAATGTATTGAATGTGGGAAGTGCACCAAGTATTGCGGGATGCAAGCTGTTTATAAAAGATAA
- a CDS encoding zinc-dependent metalloprotease, giving the protein MKYLLITVFMFSSLGANANLGLFKKKEHKSKPEVKIETSNKFKSLTDSATLDSGLFTVYKKNGDYYFLVPDSLTKRDFLIVNKISQVPANFNDAGFNKGMEFEDLVIQFQINKEQNKVFALQYKPFVESSDSSKISKSVASNFAKSILESFDIEAYNADSTAVLIKANKVYDGKRTSFNNIFGIASLGTSPISEYSYISSMKSFPNNIVVKSMLTTRIPSAQSEANLTVEITSNLVLLPKTPMSPRFEDSRVGYFSTPRWYFNDEQHELEKRSIVTRWRLEPKDKAAYARGELTEPVRPIVFYIDPATPKQWVKFIIQGVYDWQKAFEVAGFKNAIIAKEVSPNDTDFDSDDSRYSVVTYVASDKANAMGPSVFDPRSGEILESNVIWWHNVMTSVHSWMRVQTGIIDPKSRSNKFSDEHMGEAIRFISSHEIGHTLGLKHNMGASNSYPVDSLRNETFCAKMATAPSIMDYARFNYIAQPGDNVKSLTPKIGVYDKFAIAWGYRYYPEEDAHKELATLKNVVTEAYKNPDCRYLPQQDMRTGIDPRAQSEDLGDDAVKASQYGIKNLKRIMPDILKWTTSKGDDYLEAGKLINDIIGQWNLYSYHVLTNVGGIYLNNTIYGDKTKSYEYVPHEMQKKAVKYLIDEVITYPKWLFGDELFKYVGPIKESPSGYQEYNPFAMFKNIQSYILWDLLTNERMDRMIANEVQNKQKAYTASELMDDLYKAIFAKTIRNISLDAIETATQKAFIDALIIAADRNEVSKEKKSLTAQSESFSSNVIFSGPQRASEAISVKRGILLRIERLLKSRVEKAEQSTRYHYEDMLLRIDKSLR; this is encoded by the coding sequence ATGAAATATTTGCTAATTACAGTTTTTATGTTCTCTTCACTAGGAGCAAATGCAAATCTAGGATTATTCAAAAAGAAAGAGCATAAATCAAAACCGGAAGTTAAAATAGAAACATCCAATAAGTTTAAATCATTAACAGATAGTGCCACTCTTGATTCCGGACTATTTACTGTTTATAAAAAGAATGGAGATTATTATTTTCTCGTTCCCGACAGCCTTACAAAACGTGATTTCTTAATCGTAAACAAGATTTCACAAGTTCCGGCTAATTTCAATGATGCAGGTTTTAATAAAGGAATGGAGTTCGAAGATCTTGTAATACAATTCCAGATCAACAAAGAACAAAATAAAGTATTCGCACTGCAATACAAACCCTTTGTAGAATCATCCGACTCATCTAAAATAAGTAAAAGCGTTGCCAGTAACTTTGCTAAATCAATATTAGAATCATTTGATATTGAAGCTTACAATGCTGACAGCACAGCCGTTTTGATAAAAGCAAATAAGGTGTATGACGGGAAAAGAACCAGTTTTAATAATATATTTGGAATAGCTTCTTTGGGCACTTCTCCAATCAGTGAATACTCATACATATCTTCTATGAAGAGTTTTCCAAACAACATTGTGGTGAAATCAATGCTTACAACAAGAATTCCATCGGCACAATCGGAAGCAAACCTCACTGTAGAGATTACATCAAACTTGGTATTGTTACCTAAAACTCCAATGTCGCCACGATTTGAAGATTCCAGAGTTGGGTATTTCTCTACTCCGCGATGGTATTTTAATGATGAACAGCATGAACTTGAAAAAAGGAGCATCGTTACTCGCTGGAGACTGGAGCCAAAAGACAAAGCGGCTTATGCACGCGGTGAACTTACAGAACCTGTTCGTCCTATCGTGTTTTACATTGATCCGGCTACTCCAAAACAATGGGTGAAATTTATTATTCAGGGGGTATACGACTGGCAAAAAGCATTCGAAGTTGCCGGATTTAAAAATGCCATAATAGCGAAAGAAGTTTCTCCCAATGATACGGACTTTGACAGTGATGACTCTCGTTACTCAGTTGTTACCTATGTAGCATCTGATAAAGCCAATGCCATGGGACCATCAGTATTTGATCCACGCTCAGGAGAAATTTTAGAATCTAATGTAATCTGGTGGCACAATGTTATGACTTCCGTTCATTCATGGATGCGCGTACAAACCGGAATCATTGATCCTAAATCAAGAAGTAATAAATTCAGCGATGAACACATGGGCGAGGCTATTCGCTTTATTTCTTCGCATGAAATAGGTCATACTCTTGGTTTAAAACACAATATGGGAGCATCTAACTCCTACCCTGTAGATTCTTTGCGAAATGAGACTTTCTGTGCAAAGATGGCAACTGCTCCTTCTATCATGGATTATGCCCGTTTCAATTATATTGCCCAACCGGGAGATAACGTAAAATCATTGACTCCAAAGATCGGTGTTTATGATAAATTTGCCATTGCATGGGGATATCGTTACTATCCGGAAGAAGATGCTCATAAGGAATTGGCAACACTAAAGAATGTGGTGACCGAAGCCTACAAAAATCCGGATTGTCGCTATCTTCCTCAACAAGACATGCGCACAGGCATCGACCCCAGAGCTCAAAGCGAAGATTTAGGAGACGATGCGGTTAAAGCCAGTCAATATGGAATAAAGAATCTGAAAAGAATTATGCCCGATATTTTAAAATGGACAACATCTAAAGGCGACGATTATCTTGAAGCTGGAAAACTAATCAATGATATAATCGGACAATGGAATCTTTATTCATATCATGTGCTCACTAATGTTGGAGGTATATATCTGAACAATACTATTTATGGCGATAAAACAAAAAGTTATGAATATGTTCCGCATGAAATGCAAAAGAAAGCTGTTAAATACCTGATCGATGAAGTTATTACTTATCCGAAATGGTTATTTGGCGATGAGCTATTCAAGTATGTAGGTCCTATAAAGGAATCGCCATCAGGCTATCAGGAATATAATCCATTTGCAATGTTCAAGAATATACAATCATATATTCTATGGGATTTGCTTACTAATGAACGAATGGACAGAATGATAGCCAATGAAGTTCAGAATAAACAAAAAGCATATACCGCTTCTGAATTAATGGATGATTTATATAAAGCTATCTTTGCAAAGACTATCAGAAACATTTCATTGGATGCAATTGAAACAGCTACTCAGAAAGCATTTATTGATGCATTAATCATTGCAGCCGACAGAAATGAAGTAAGCAAGGAAAAGAAAAGTCTGACAGCACAGTCAGAAAGTTTTAGCTCTAATGTCATTTTCTCTGGACCACAAAGAGCATCTGAAGCCATCTCTGTAAAAAGAGGAATATTGCTTCGCATTGAACGCCTTTTAAAATCAAGAGTTGAGAAAGCAGAGCAATCTACACGTTATCATTATGAAGACATGTTGCTTCGTATTGACAAATCGTTAAGATAA
- the trxA gene encoding thioredoxin gives MKKLVFIFLMAGLIFTSCNGQQTNKQSDNKLKTENKMKTIHLTKAEFLKKVANYEANPNEWKYLGDKPAIVDFYASWCGPCKTIAPILEELAAEYGDQIYIYKIDTEEEEDLAAAFGIRSIPSLLFIPMNGKPQMAQGAMPKSAFKEAINNVLLKN, from the coding sequence ATGAAAAAACTAGTATTTATATTTCTGATGGCGGGGCTAATATTTACCTCGTGCAACGGACAGCAAACAAATAAACAAAGTGATAACAAACTAAAAACTGAAAATAAGATGAAAACAATCCATTTAACAAAAGCAGAATTTTTAAAGAAAGTAGCTAATTACGAAGCAAACCCTAACGAGTGGAAATATTTAGGTGACAAACCTGCAATCGTTGATTTTTACGCTTCCTGGTGTGGTCCATGTAAAACAATTGCTCCTATTCTGGAAGAGTTGGCTGCTGAATACGGTGATCAGATTTACATCTACAAGATAGATACTGAGGAAGAAGAAGATTTGGCTGCTGCATTTGGTATTCGTAGTATTCCTTCATTGCTATTTATTCCAATGAATGGCAAACCGCAAATGGCACAGGGAGCAATGCCTAAGTCAGCATTCAAAGAAGCTATTAACAACGTATTGCTTAAAAACTGA
- a CDS encoding ATP-binding protein — protein sequence MKESIIERSYYTEKIRSYIGQPIIKILTGQRRIGKSCILRQLMDIIRGMDSDANIIYINKELKEFREILTDDDLYQAITSQLDKSKSNYVFVDEIQEIPSFQHTLRSLLAEGSCDIYCTGSNANMLSGELATYLAGRYMEFPIHSLSYKEFLLFHQLEDSNQSLQKYFRIGGMPYLIHFKGDEQLCFDYLQNLYSTILLKDVIARKQIRNVDFMERLVGYIADNVGSLFSASSISKYIKSQRQQLPTQMVIDYSTALSQAYFIYKVPRADVQGLKIFEIGEKYYFEDLGIRNAIRGFDPLTEIQKWMENVVYLQLIRQGYTVYVGKVDNLEIDFVGQRLQERIYVQVSFRLDGENTKNREVASLLKTMDNFPKYIVTLDEFALGTTAEGIRIIHLRDFLMKE from the coding sequence ATGAAAGAAAGTATTATAGAAAGATCCTATTATACGGAAAAGATACGATCCTATATAGGACAACCGATTATTAAGATATTAACCGGGCAAAGGCGTATTGGGAAAAGTTGTATTCTCAGACAACTGATGGATATTATCCGTGGTATGGATAGCGATGCCAATATTATCTATATTAATAAAGAGCTAAAGGAATTCAGAGAGATTTTAACCGATGATGATTTATACCAAGCGATCACTTCTCAACTGGATAAAAGCAAAAGCAATTATGTCTTTGTTGATGAAATACAGGAAATTCCATCTTTTCAGCATACATTAAGAAGTCTGCTTGCAGAAGGTAGCTGTGATATTTATTGTACCGGAAGCAATGCGAATATGCTTTCCGGTGAATTGGCTACTTATCTTGCCGGTCGGTACATGGAGTTTCCTATTCATTCTCTTTCTTATAAGGAGTTTTTGTTATTTCATCAGTTAGAAGACAGTAACCAAAGTCTGCAGAAGTATTTCAGAATAGGTGGTATGCCTTATTTGATTCATTTTAAAGGTGATGAACAGTTGTGCTTTGACTATCTGCAAAATCTTTATTCAACAATCTTGCTGAAAGATGTTATTGCAAGGAAGCAAATCAGGAACGTAGACTTTATGGAACGCTTGGTTGGGTACATAGCCGATAATGTTGGTAGTTTATTTTCTGCATCTAGTATCAGCAAATATATAAAGTCGCAACGTCAGCAGTTACCCACTCAAATGGTGATAGACTATTCTACTGCTCTATCGCAGGCTTATTTTATTTATAAGGTTCCGCGCGCTGATGTTCAGGGGCTGAAAATATTTGAGATAGGAGAGAAGTATTACTTTGAAGATTTGGGCATTCGCAATGCTATTCGTGGTTTTGATCCTTTGACTGAAATTCAGAAGTGGATGGAGAATGTTGTTTACCTGCAACTTATAAGACAGGGATATACTGTTTATGTGGGAAAGGTTGATAATCTGGAGATTGATTTCGTAGGACAACGATTACAGGAACGAATCTATGTTCAGGTATCTTTCCGTTTAGATGGTGAAAATACAAAAAACAGAGAAGTTGCTAGTCTGCTAAAAACGATGGATAACTTTCCTAAATATATTGTTACGCTTGATGAATTTGCATTAGGCACAACTGCCGAGGGCATTCGGATTATTCATCTGCGTGACTTTCTGATGAAAGAGTAG
- a CDS encoding metallophosphoesterase family protein, with product MKKQLILILLIVFAFLGELNAQQIRFHKDGTFKIVQFTDTHVVPGKVESLDAIKLINEMVDKEQPDLIVFTGDVVTGKPARKGWEMVLTPLAQKGIPFCIVMGNHDAEQDLTRSEIADIVTATPHNLNKKSNKGLSDITLEIQSSKNDKTSAVLYCMDSNDYSKVDTVKGYGWFSFDQLQWYRHTSARLTQINEGKPLPALAFFHIALPEYKEAYKNERNNPVGIRLEDECPASVNSGMFTAMLESKDVMGVFVGHDHDNDYLASLYGIALGYGRFSGGRTTYIDFQNGARIITLKEGERGFSTFIRLQDGSEICKTSFPGVFK from the coding sequence ATGAAAAAGCAACTGATATTAATTTTGTTGATTGTATTTGCCTTTTTAGGAGAGCTAAATGCTCAACAAATTCGTTTCCATAAAGATGGTACATTTAAAATTGTGCAATTTACCGATACTCATGTAGTGCCTGGAAAGGTTGAATCGCTGGATGCTATTAAATTGATTAATGAAATGGTGGATAAAGAACAACCGGATTTAATTGTCTTTACTGGCGATGTTGTAACCGGTAAGCCTGCCCGCAAAGGATGGGAAATGGTACTTACTCCGTTGGCTCAAAAAGGTATTCCATTTTGCATAGTGATGGGAAACCATGATGCAGAGCAAGATTTAACCCGATCTGAAATAGCGGATATTGTGACTGCAACACCTCATAACCTGAATAAGAAAAGTAACAAAGGATTGTCTGATATTACATTGGAGATACAATCTTCTAAAAACGACAAGACTTCTGCAGTACTTTATTGTATGGATTCCAATGATTATTCAAAGGTTGACACGGTAAAGGGGTATGGTTGGTTTTCATTTGACCAGTTGCAGTGGTATCGTCATACCAGTGCGCGGCTTACTCAAATAAACGAAGGAAAACCCCTTCCTGCCTTGGCTTTTTTCCATATCGCTTTACCTGAATATAAAGAGGCATACAAGAATGAACGGAACAATCCGGTAGGCATACGTTTGGAAGATGAGTGTCCTGCATCTGTCAATTCAGGTATGTTCACAGCTATGCTGGAAAGTAAAGATGTAATGGGAGTATTCGTGGGACACGATCATGATAATGATTATCTGGCTTCACTTTATGGTATTGCTCTTGGTTACGGAAGGTTTTCTGGTGGAAGGACTACCTATATTGATTTTCAGAATGGTGCCCGCATCATTACTTTGAAAGAAGGTGAAAGAGGTTTCTCTACTTTTATCCGTTTGCAGGATGGAAGTGAGATCTGTAAAACCTCTTTTCCCGGAGTATTTAAATAA